ACCACGCTCGAGGCCGCGGGCTTCTGGACGCAGCCCTACCACGCCCTGGTGCCCTCGTTCGGCGAGTGGGGCTACGTGCTCGTCGCCCACGAGGGGGTGCTGCCGCGCCGGCCACTGGTGGAGGGCTTGCGCTTCCTCTCCGAGGAGACGCACGGCTCGCTCTTCCAGTTCCCCCCGGACATGGGCCCGTTGCCCACGGAGGTGAACCGGCTGAACAACCAGGTGCTCGTCCACTACTACGAGGAGGAGTGGCGGCGGTGGAACTGACGCGGCGGGAGCTGGTGGCCGCGTTCCTCGGCTCGGCCGTGGCGGCCAGCGCGTGCCGCAAGACGGCCCCGCGCGAGCCCATCCCCGGAGCGCTCGTGGATCGGGTGGTGGACACGGGCCACCGGTTGCGCGCGGGCCCGCTCCCGCTCGCGGCCGAGGCCCAACCGGTGGACGTGCTGGTGGTGGGGGGAGGGGTGGCGGGCCTGAGCGCGGCGTGGCGGCTGGCGGCCGCGGGCGTGAAGGACGTGCGGGTGCTGGAACTGGACGCGGAGGCGGGTGGCACGGCGCGCTCGGGGAAGAACGAGGTGTCCGCCTACCCGTGGGGGGCGCACTACCTGCCGGCGCCCCTGGTGGACGCGGGCCCGGTGATGCGGCTGCTGCGCGAGATGGGAGCGGTGACGGGCGTGGACGAGCAGGGCCAGCCCACCTTCGACGAGACCCTGCTGGTGAGCGAACCCGAGGAGCGGCTCTTCTACCGGGGCGAGTGGTACGAGGGCCTGTACCTGCGCGCGGGAGCCAGCTCCGAGGACCTGGAGCAGTTGCGGCGCTTCGAGGCGCGGATGAACGCCTTCGCGGCGGCGCGGGATGGGCGTGGGCGCAAGGCCTTCGCGGTGCCCACGGCGCTCTCCAGCGATGACGCCGAGTGGACGGCGTTGGACAGGCTCTCCTTCGCGCACTGGTTGGAGGCGGAGGGCTTCCGCTCGCCCCGGCTGAAGTGGCTGGTGGACTACGCGTGCCGGGATGACTACGGCACCACGGCGGAGGGCGTGTCGGCGTGGGCCGGCATCTGGTACTTCGCCGCGCGGCAGAACGGGCAGGGGGAGCGCAGCGAGGGCTTCCTGAGCTGGCCCGAGGGCAATGGCCGGCTGGTGCACCAGCTCCTGTCGGCGCTGCCTCCGGGGCAGGTGGAGCCGGGGGTGTTGGTGCACACGGTGACGCCGGGGCCGGACGGCTGCCGGGTGGACGCGGTGGAGGCGGGCACGGGACGGCCCCGGGCGTGGCGGGCGCGGCAGGTGGTGCTGGCGTGTCCGCGCTTCGTGGCCGCGCACCTGGTGGCGCCGTGGAGGGAGCGGCGTCCCGAGTGGCTCGGTGCCTTCCAGTATGGGCCGTGGGTGGTGGCCAACCTGACGCTGTCGGAAGCGCCGCTGTCGCGCGGCTTTCCCCTGTCCTGGGACAACGTCCTCTACGAGAGCCGCAGCCTGGGGTACGTGGTGGCCACGCACCAGCGGCTGCGCATGGACGAGCAGGGGCCCACGGTGCTCACCTGGTATC
Above is a window of Cystobacter fuscus DNA encoding:
- a CDS encoding FAD-dependent oxidoreductase, with amino-acid sequence MELTRRELVAAFLGSAVAASACRKTAPREPIPGALVDRVVDTGHRLRAGPLPLAAEAQPVDVLVVGGGVAGLSAAWRLAAAGVKDVRVLELDAEAGGTARSGKNEVSAYPWGAHYLPAPLVDAGPVMRLLREMGAVTGVDEQGQPTFDETLLVSEPEERLFYRGEWYEGLYLRAGASSEDLEQLRRFEARMNAFAAARDGRGRKAFAVPTALSSDDAEWTALDRLSFAHWLEAEGFRSPRLKWLVDYACRDDYGTTAEGVSAWAGIWYFAARQNGQGERSEGFLSWPEGNGRLVHQLLSALPPGQVEPGVLVHTVTPGPDGCRVDAVEAGTGRPRAWRARQVVLACPRFVAAHLVAPWRERRPEWLGAFQYGPWVVANLTLSEAPLSRGFPLSWDNVLYESRSLGYVVATHQRLRMDEQGPTVLTWYLPMAGLDVKAEREKVLSASYGDWEGLVMADLMPAHPGIAAQARRLEVMRWGHAMVRPVPGFLWGPERLAAQESLGEHLHFAHSDLGGLALFEEANWFGVKAAERALKGLGRESPSWL